The DNA window TCTGATTTCTTTGGCTAAAGTATAACCATCTTTGTAAGGCATCATAACATCCAAAATACATAAATCATAATTATCTTTTTTGAATTTCTCAAAACCCTCCATTCCGTTCTTGGCCAAAGTGACATCAAAATCATTTAGCATCAAATAGTCTTTTAGGACAGCCCCAAAATTGAGGTCATCTTCAACCAAAAGAATTCTTTTGTTTACATTTTCCATATCTTAATTTATTAATGGTAATTTTATTATAAAGGTACTTCCTTTACCCTTTTCACTCTCTACAAAAATTTGACCGTTGTGTTCGTCAATTATTTTTTTGACATAGGCTAAGCCCAAACCGTGTCCTTTGACATCGTGTAAATCGCCCGTGTGCTCTCGATAAAATTTTTCGAAAACTCTTTTTTGAGCTATTTTACTCATTCCTATTCCGTTATCTTTGATTTTAATAATCAGAAACTCTTTAACATTTTCTGTTAAAATATCAATTTTAGGAACCTCTGGCGAATATTTTATCGCGTTTTCCAGAATATTTACAATCACATTTATAAAATGAACTTCATTCAATAATACTGTGTTGCGTTCGGCATTGAAATTTTTTACTATTGTACCTTCTCTGTCTTCTAAAATCAAATTAACGTGTTCGCAAGCATCTTCAATAACCTCCTGAATATTAACAGATTCCTTGCTAATATCTAATTCTTTCTTTTCTAATTTAGAAATACGCAATACATTTTCAACTTGAGCATGCATGCGTTTATTTTCATCTTTTATCATCTGAAGATACTTGAGAATCATCTCTTTATCACCTATGATTTTTGGATTTTTAATCGCATCCAAAGCCAAATTTATGGTGGCAATCGGTGTTTTGAATTCGTGAGTCATATTATTGATGAAATCAGATTTAATTTCAGATATATGACGCTGACGAATCAGCTGATTCAGAGCACTGGTATAAGCAATAATTATAATCAGCGTAAAAATGATCGATAATAGCGTGATTCCAACAAGATCTGACAATAAAAATTTCTTTTTATTTGGAAAGGAAACTAATAATTGATATTTATTATTTCCATCATTATCCGAAAATATAGGAATAGAATAGGTATTATCGGCATTATATACAAAGCCATCCGATTTTACTTTAGTAGCCAATCCACTGCTGAATATCCCAAATTCAAATTTGGTATTGACACCATATTCTTCTAATTCTTTCTTTAATAGCTTCTGAATAGTCTCTTTAGAAACCCTTTCCTGTAAGGGCATAGCCGAAGCTATTTCTTTATAATTTATTTCATAAGCTACATCGTCTAAAACATCTAAGTTACCCGATTTCTCAATTTTGACATCCGGAATCAAATCACTTTGCACCTTGGTATTGTCAAATCTATTGTTTTCATAAACCTCTGTAACCCGCTTCGAATTAAAACTTTTCAATTTTAAGCTATCCGATTTTTTGTCAAAGAACGAAGAGGACATAGTATAATCATCAGATGAAATACTGTTGGTAAAAACTATCGTTTTATTATTCTTGTGATCTTTCTGAACGTAATAAAACTCTAATAAATCATTTTTCTTAGGTAGCTTTCCTGTACTGTCTTTGTACTTATTGAATCTATCGTAATAGGTATATTCCTCTTGCTTTTGAATCTTTCCTGCGACATTTCCGATCACGGATTTTACGTGGAATTTAAACTGTTCGTCATTATTTTCTAAGGAGGTATTGAACCAATACACCTGTACTAAAATGATCCCGATCAAGGATAAACTCATCAATAAAACCAATATTTTGAAAAATAATTTATTCATCGAAGCAAAATTAGTATTTTAACAGTATAAATAATAATAAATTAACCCAAGATTAACAAAATAGATTCAAACTATGAATTCTTCAAAATTTTAAGAATTCCATCTATTTGTTTTTTTGTAGCCGCAGGGTCCAGGTTTTCTATTACAAAATCACTTTTTGAATTGCGTTTTTCATCATTCCATTGCGCTTGCATACGCTGTAAAACCTGCTCTCGAGTGGTTTTATCACGCTCAATAACACGTTGAATCCTTAGTTCGACCGGCGCAGTGACAGCAATAATTAAATCGCATTTTTTATAATTACCACTTTCGAATAAAATAGCCGCTTCATAAATTACAAATGGAATTTCTTTTTGGCGGGAAACCCAATTCTCGAAGTGGTTTCGAACCGCTGGATGAATTATAGCATTGAGTCGCTGCAATTGTTCGGGATTGTTGAATACAATTTGAGAAAGTTTTTGTCGGTTTAAAACGGCATCATCAAAAACAGAATTACCAAAAGTATGTCTTATCTCTGCAATAATTTCAGGAGATTGCATCAACTTTCTAGCTTCATCATCGGCAATGTAAACAGGGATTCCTGCTGCCTCAAAATGATGTGCTACTGTGGTTTTTCCACTTCCGATACCTCCCGTTAAACCAATTATTTTTGTCATTTTATATTTTGGTTCTGCTGCATTTTGTGTGAAAACAACCTTAAAACCTATTTGGATTCAATTTGTACCGTTTTTTAAAACACAATTGAATAATAATTATTTTTTAAAAAACAACTCTGGGAAAGCTTCCTGTGGTTTTTGGTTGAGAATGATGACCTTCAAAAATGATTCGATAAATCCCAATCCGTAGCCAAAAAACTGTTTCCAAACCGCTTTGATGGATAACAAACCTACTTTAAAACTTTTGTTTTTATACGTTGACACCAAGAAAATCATTAAAAAATAAACAAAATACAATTGCAGTAAAATATCGTAGGTAAAAACCAATAATATCACAGCAAAAAATAAACCAATTATAAAAACCGATGGAAAGAAAAAGGTGAGCTTACTGTATTGAGGATACCAACTATTGAGGATGGGTCTGGCTTTACCAAATTTATTCACCTGAATTGAAAATTTATTCCAATCAATTCTTCGTTTATGATACACGTAAGCTTTTGGAAAAAGTTTCGTATCAAAACCTAAATTCCACAATCGAATGGATAAATCGGGATCTTCGCCAGGATGAATATTTCCAAAACCCTTGGAAGCCTCAAACGCTTTTCGGGACAATCCCATATTGAAACTTCGAGGTTGAAATTTATCGATTTTCTCCGAACCACCACGAATTCCGCCTGTGGTAAGGAAAGAAGTCATTGCAAAATTGATGGCTTTTTGAATATCCGAAAAACTATCTAGAGCCGCATCAGGTCCTCCAAAACAATCCACATAATTTTCTTTTAATGCTTTAGCAACTTCAGTTAAATAGCTTTTTGGAATAATACAATCCGAATCGAAAATGATAAAATAATCGCCATTTGCTTTTTTCATTCCGTAATTTCGAGAATCGCCGGGGCCTGAATTTTCTTTAAATGAATAGGATAAGTGCAGTTTACCAGCATATTTGCGCACCACATCATCACATCTCAAGCTAGAACCGTCTTCGACAATTATCACTTCAAAATTATCCGCATAATCTTGTTGTGACAAACTTTCTAACAGTTCATCCACTTCCTCCGGACGATTGTAAACGGGTATGATTAAAGAAAACAACATAAACTAAAAATAAAGTGAATCGTTTGACTTAAAAATTTTAACAAAGATAAACTTTTATCCACAAAAAAACCACCACATAATCTGTGATGGTTTGACTTTTTGTATTTAAAACTAAATAGATATGGCTATGAAATACTTGGAATGTCAATCATTTCATCAGAATCGGCTTTATAATCCACACCTGCGAAATCGAAACCAAACAGGTTCAAGAAATCTTTTCTATAACCTTCTAAATCACCTATTTCTGCTAAACTTTCAGTGGTAGCTTGTTGCCATAAAGCGGCTACTTGTTCTTGAACATCGTCACGCATTTCCCAATCGTCAATCCTAATTCTCCCTTTATCATCGGTTGGAATTGCCTCGCCGGTATACAATCTGTCTTGGTATAAACGCTGGATTTGCTCAATACAACCTTCGTGAATGCCTTTCTCTTTCATTATTTTATACAACAAAGAAATATACAACGGAATCACCGGAATAGCAGAACTGGCTTGAGTTACCAAAGCTTTATTCACCGATACCAATGCTTGTCCGTCGATAGATTTCAAACTATCCGAAATCGAAAAAGCAGACGCTTCCAGATGATCTTTTGCACGACCAATAGTTCCTTTTCTGTACACCGCTTCGGTCAAAGATGGTCCAATATAGGAATAAGCAACAGTTTTAACTCCCGGAGCAAGCAAATTTTCAGCTTTCAGCGCATCAATCCACATAGCCCAATCCTCGCCACCCATCACAGCAACGGTATTAGCAATATCATCATCCTGACAAGGAGCAATACTAATATCAGTGACAACTCCTGTATGAAAATCAACTGTTTTATTGGTGTAAGTGGCTCCAATTGGTTTCAAAACCGAACGATGCAAAACGCCTGTAACAGGATGCAAACGAACAGGAGAAGCCAAACTATAAATTACTAAATCTACCTGACCTAAATCTGCTTTGATCAAATCTAAAGTTTGTCTTTTAATTTCATTAGAAAAAGCGTCCCCATTGACGCTTTTGGCATACAATCCTGCTTGATAAGCCTCAGCTTCAAAAGCAGCAGAATTATACCAACCTGGAGAACCTGGTTTTCCTTCTACTGGGGGTTTTTCGAAAAACACACCAATTGTTGCAGCATCTGAACCAAAAGCAGCAGCAATCCGCGAAGCCAAACCAAATCCGGTTGAAGCTCCAATAACTAAAACTTTTTTGGGACCATCAATTTCTCCTTTTGATTGGACATATTCAATTTGATTTCTTACGCTTTGCGCACAACCATCAGGGTGTGAAGTCACGCAAATAAATCCTCTCATTCTTGGTTCTATAATCATAATGCAAAAATTATTCTATTAATCGCTATTTTTAAGTGGACAAATATAAGTCATTTCTTTAATTCAACAAGGCTTTTGCGTGGTTTAATGCGGAATCCGAAACCACAGTTCCGGATAACATTTGAGCAATTTCAACAACACGTTCTTCGTTTGATAATAATCGCAATTCTGACAGGGTATCTTCGCCAACGGTCGCCTTTGAAACCTTGAAATGTGCTGTTCCTTTTGCCGCAATTTGAGGTAAATGGGTAATGGCGAATATCTGCATTGTCTGACTCATTTCTTTCATAATTTCTCCCATTCCGTTAGCTATTTCGCCTGAAACGCCAGAGTCAATTTCATCAAAAATCAAGGTTGGTAATTTTGAATATTGGGCCAATATTGCTTTGACAGCCAGCATAATCCTTGACATTTCGCCACCTGAGGCTACTTTTTTTAGCAAGCCAAAATCGGTTCCTTTATTGGCAGAAAACAAAAATTGAAGTTCATCTTTTCCGTTTTCGAAATAGGTCATAGTCGGATTGATATCCATTTTGAAACGAACATTTGGCATTCCTAAAGTCTCTAAAATTGAAACTAGTTGATCCGATAAAACTGGAACTGCTTTTACTCGTTTATCATGAATCTCTTTGGACAAATTATCTAAAGTAGCCGTTTTTTCCTGAATTGAATTGGTCAAAGAAGCTATTTCTTGTTCTAAATTTCCTAATTCTAAAACAGAATTCTCCAATTTGGTTTGAATTTCTAGCAACTCATCTACTGTCGAAACTTGGTGTTTTTTTTGTAAATTATAGATTAGTTGCAATTTTTGACTAATCAATTCCAATTGTTCCGGATCATTGAAAAGCTTGTCTGCGCAACGATTCAATTCGTCCGAAATATCATCAAATTCAATTGTAAGGCTTGTAATTCGCTCTAATAACGAAGAATATTCGGTTGAATAGGTAGCAATTTTTTGCAAAGAAACTTTTATTTCTTTCAAGTTAGGCATCACTCCTATTTGTTCTTCATTGGCAATAGCCAAAGATTTATCGATAGATTCTTTAATTATTTCGACATTGTTTAGCTTTTCATAATCGGATTCAAGAACTTCTTGTTCTCCCGATTTCAAATTGGATTCTACCAATTCGTTTAACAAAAAAGTATTGTATTCCTGTTCTTTATATGATTCAGCTTGTTTTTTAAGCAGCAAATTCAACTTTGATTTATCCGATTTATAGCTTTTCAAAAGGGATTGATACTCCAAAATACTGTCTATATTATTGGCAATAGCATCAATAATCTCGAATTGCACTTTTTCTTCTGAAAGTTCTTGGGTTTGATGTTGCGAGTGAATGTCTATCAATAACAAACTCAACTCCTGCAATTCCTGCAGATTCACTGGACTGTCATTGACAAAAGCCCTCGATTTTCCCGAGGGGAGAATTTCGCGACGAATGATTGTATCCGCTTCATAATCTAAATCATTGGATTCAAAAAATGGCTGTAGATTGTATTTCGAAATTTCAAAATGCGCTTCGATAATGCATTTTTCCTCCTTATTTTTAAGTGAAGTCAAATCGGCTCTTTTGCCTAAAACCAGTCCCAAAGCTCCTAAAATAATCGATTTTCCTGCGCCTGTTTCTCCGGTAATAATCGAAAATCCCTTCGAAAAGTCGATCGACAGTTTTTCAATTAGCGCATAGTTTTTTATCGATAGAGAAGTTATCATGAATTGTTTTTTTGAAAGAGTAACCCAAAACTAAAAATTCGAGAAGTGTATTAATTTTTAATATTCACCCATTTACTAGAGTTCAATGGTGAAGAACGATTTAAGCTATCGACCAAATCACCAATTGGTATGCTTGGACCACCTGAAAAAATGGACACAATCTCATCGGATTTGGCATCAAAAAATACCCGAGTCAAGAAGGCGTTAGGTTTTGTAGCACTGAATTTACCCAAGTTCATCAAGGACAATTTAACTTTTTCTTTGGCCGCTTTCAGATCCTGAGACATCATATCTAAACCAGAATGATATAAAAATGAGGATTGCCGAAGGTCTGTGTAAGCCGATGCTAATAAATCATTTACCAAAAAATACCTGCTTGTAAGTCCATCGGATTGGCTCCAGCCTTTATAGCCGCTTTGTTGCGCTACATTGGCAATGTTTTGCGCAATTTCTAGAAAAGTAGTGCCTCCTGATGGGGTAAATGTATCGCCATCTAATCCAATAATGAGATTGCAGTAAAAAGAAATAACCGAAACCAAATTCGATTCAAATTCAGATGGATTGAATACCAGCTGCTGAAATTCAGTATAATTGAAACTAAAATCTTTGTCATTATAGTTTAAAACTGGCGTGGAATAAGTGGAATTAAAGACTAATCTTGATGATTGAACGGTAATAGTAGCCGTATATCGATCTGAATCATAAGAAGATAAAACTATATCCATAGAACATTGGATTCTCTCACTTGGTTTAAAAACCCTTTCTGTCCATTGCGTTTTATTGACAAATTCGCTCAATGAAGTTTGCAAAGTTCTAAAAACCTGTTGATTTGCATTTGGCAACTTTTGGGTATTGACATTAATAGTACAGTTTAACTCTTGAGCATGAGCCATTCCGCAAACTAGTAAAAAGAAAAAAACAATTATTTTATTCATAAAAATGTGCTATTACTTTGTTTACAATATCATCAGCAACGGCTTCTTTCGATTTTAATTCCATAGGTTCAACTTTGAAATCCCTATCGATAAAAGTAACTTTATTGGTCGGTTTACCAAAACCTGCTCCTTCGTCTTGCAACGAATTAAGAACAATCAAATCTAAGTTTTTTTTCTGAATTTTCAACTTGGCATTCTCAATTTCGTTTTCGGTTTCTAATGCAAAACCAATCAAAAACTGTTTTTCTTTCATTTCACCTAAAGAGGACAAGATGTCTTTTGTTTTTTCGAGTTCTAAAACAAACTCATCAACTTCTTTTTTTATTTTGTGGGACGCACTGTTTTTCGGTTTATAATCGGCTACGGCAGCGGCTGCGATAACCACATCTACATCAGAAAAATAGGTATGGCAAGCGTCATACATTTCCTGAGCAGAAACCACAGGCACGATTTGCACCAAGCTATTTTCAATCTTTTGATGCGATGGTCCAGAAACCAAAATTACGGATGCGCCAAGATTTGCCGCACTTTGAGCGATATCATACCCCATTTTACCTGTTGAATGATTTCCTATAAAACGAACAGGATCTATGGCTTCGTATGTTGGACCAGCAGTAATTAATATTTTTTTTCCTTTGAGAGGCAATTTACTTTCTAAATCGGCTGCTAAAAACGCAACAATATGTTCCGGTTCCGCCATTCTTCCTTCGCCAGATAAGCCAGAAGCAAGTTCTCCTTTTTCGGCAGGAATCATTGTATTTCCGAACAATTTCAGTTTGTGAAAACTCTCCAATGTAGAAGGATGAATATACATATCCAAATCCATTGCAGGCGCAAAATACACAGGACATTTTGCCGATAAATAGGTTGCAATTAAGAGGTTGTCGCAAACGCCGTTGGC is part of the Flavobacterium nackdongense genome and encodes:
- a CDS encoding sensor histidine kinase; translated protein: MNKLFFKILVLLMSLSLIGIILVQVYWFNTSLENNDEQFKFHVKSVIGNVAGKIQKQEEYTYYDRFNKYKDSTGKLPKKNDLLEFYYVQKDHKNNKTIVFTNSISSDDYTMSSSFFDKKSDSLKLKSFNSKRVTEVYENNRFDNTKVQSDLIPDVKIEKSGNLDVLDDVAYEINYKEIASAMPLQERVSKETIQKLLKKELEEYGVNTKFEFGIFSSGLATKVKSDGFVYNADNTYSIPIFSDNDGNNKYQLLVSFPNKKKFLLSDLVGITLLSIIFTLIIIIAYTSALNQLIRQRHISEIKSDFINNMTHEFKTPIATINLALDAIKNPKIIGDKEMILKYLQMIKDENKRMHAQVENVLRISKLEKKELDISKESVNIQEVIEDACEHVNLILEDREGTIVKNFNAERNTVLLNEVHFINVIVNILENAIKYSPEVPKIDILTENVKEFLIIKIKDNGIGMSKIAQKRVFEKFYREHTGDLHDVKGHGLGLAYVKKIIDEHNGQIFVESEKGKGSTFIIKLPLIN
- the coaE gene encoding dephospho-CoA kinase (Dephospho-CoA kinase (CoaE) performs the final step in coenzyme A biosynthesis.) gives rise to the protein MTKIIGLTGGIGSGKTTVAHHFEAAGIPVYIADDEARKLMQSPEIIAEIRHTFGNSVFDDAVLNRQKLSQIVFNNPEQLQRLNAIIHPAVRNHFENWVSRQKEIPFVIYEAAILFESGNYKKCDLIIAVTAPVELRIQRVIERDKTTREQVLQRMQAQWNDEKRNSKSDFVIENLDPAATKKQIDGILKILKNS
- a CDS encoding glycosyltransferase; translation: MLFSLIIPVYNRPEEVDELLESLSQQDYADNFEVIIVEDGSSLRCDDVVRKYAGKLHLSYSFKENSGPGDSRNYGMKKANGDYFIIFDSDCIIPKSYLTEVAKALKENYVDCFGGPDAALDSFSDIQKAINFAMTSFLTTGGIRGGSEKIDKFQPRSFNMGLSRKAFEASKGFGNIHPGEDPDLSIRLWNLGFDTKLFPKAYVYHKRRIDWNKFSIQVNKFGKARPILNSWYPQYSKLTFFFPSVFIIGLFFAVILLVFTYDILLQLYFVYFLMIFLVSTYKNKSFKVGLLSIKAVWKQFFGYGLGFIESFLKVIILNQKPQEAFPELFFKK
- the fabV gene encoding enoyl-ACP reductase FabV, producing MIIEPRMRGFICVTSHPDGCAQSVRNQIEYVQSKGEIDGPKKVLVIGASTGFGLASRIAAAFGSDAATIGVFFEKPPVEGKPGSPGWYNSAAFEAEAYQAGLYAKSVNGDAFSNEIKRQTLDLIKADLGQVDLVIYSLASPVRLHPVTGVLHRSVLKPIGATYTNKTVDFHTGVVTDISIAPCQDDDIANTVAVMGGEDWAMWIDALKAENLLAPGVKTVAYSYIGPSLTEAVYRKGTIGRAKDHLEASAFSISDSLKSIDGQALVSVNKALVTQASSAIPVIPLYISLLYKIMKEKGIHEGCIEQIQRLYQDRLYTGEAIPTDDKGRIRIDDWEMRDDVQEQVAALWQQATTESLAEIGDLEGYRKDFLNLFGFDFAGVDYKADSDEMIDIPSIS
- the recN gene encoding DNA repair protein RecN, producing the protein MITSLSIKNYALIEKLSIDFSKGFSIITGETGAGKSIILGALGLVLGKRADLTSLKNKEEKCIIEAHFEISKYNLQPFFESNDLDYEADTIIRREILPSGKSRAFVNDSPVNLQELQELSLLLIDIHSQHQTQELSEEKVQFEIIDAIANNIDSILEYQSLLKSYKSDKSKLNLLLKKQAESYKEQEYNTFLLNELVESNLKSGEQEVLESDYEKLNNVEIIKESIDKSLAIANEEQIGVMPNLKEIKVSLQKIATYSTEYSSLLERITSLTIEFDDISDELNRCADKLFNDPEQLELISQKLQLIYNLQKKHQVSTVDELLEIQTKLENSVLELGNLEQEIASLTNSIQEKTATLDNLSKEIHDKRVKAVPVLSDQLVSILETLGMPNVRFKMDINPTMTYFENGKDELQFLFSANKGTDFGLLKKVASGGEMSRIMLAVKAILAQYSKLPTLIFDEIDSGVSGEIANGMGEIMKEMSQTMQIFAITHLPQIAAKGTAHFKVSKATVGEDTLSELRLLSNEERVVEIAQMLSGTVVSDSALNHAKALLN
- the porD gene encoding type IX secretion system protein PorD, with the translated sequence MNKIIVFFFLLVCGMAHAQELNCTINVNTQKLPNANQQVFRTLQTSLSEFVNKTQWTERVFKPSERIQCSMDIVLSSYDSDRYTATITVQSSRLVFNSTYSTPVLNYNDKDFSFNYTEFQQLVFNPSEFESNLVSVISFYCNLIIGLDGDTFTPSGGTTFLEIAQNIANVAQQSGYKGWSQSDGLTSRYFLVNDLLASAYTDLRQSSFLYHSGLDMMSQDLKAAKEKVKLSLMNLGKFSATKPNAFLTRVFFDAKSDEIVSIFSGGPSIPIGDLVDSLNRSSPLNSSKWVNIKN
- the coaBC gene encoding bifunctional phosphopantothenoylcysteine decarboxylase/phosphopantothenate--cysteine ligase CoaBC, which gives rise to MSVLSGKKILLGISGGIAAYKTATLVRLFIKAGAHVQVIMTPASKDFITPLTLSTLSKNPVYSSFYNQEEDNEKWNSHVELGLWADLMIVAPATANTLSKMANGVCDNLLIATYLSAKCPVYFAPAMDLDMYIHPSTLESFHKLKLFGNTMIPAEKGELASGLSGEGRMAEPEHIVAFLAADLESKLPLKGKKILITAGPTYEAIDPVRFIGNHSTGKMGYDIAQSAANLGASVILVSGPSHQKIENSLVQIVPVVSAQEMYDACHTYFSDVDVVIAAAAVADYKPKNSASHKIKKEVDEFVLELEKTKDILSSLGEMKEKQFLIGFALETENEIENAKLKIQKKNLDLIVLNSLQDEGAGFGKPTNKVTFIDRDFKVEPMELKSKEAVADDIVNKVIAHFYE